The window AATTTAATTCATGTTTAAGAAAGGTTTGTAGAAGAGTATCCAGATATTACAGAAAGATTGGAATAAGAAGATTCCAATATGCTAGTTTTGACCtattaatacattttaatgCAATTTTAGTTGCATTGAAAATTAGACATCCACAGCTTTCCAGTGATATATAGTAAACCTTCTAATTCATCAAGATGAGGGAGAACCATTTGTTTGAAATTGGTATTTGATTTTAACAACATGTTACATAATTCGATTTTGATCTTGTTTTAATTAGTTGGGATATAATTTAGTTatcttttagtttgttttagggtttgtggaatttaagattttatttgggttaggttttattttatttattttgagcttttaatgtgttaagcctatttattaagttttggtccattaaatcaaattagggTTAATTTTCCACTATATAAACCAATTGTTAACatcattttttagtttatgaaaTTTTCTCTAAAGTTGTCGCATGTTgtgtgttttgtttctttttgtgtgGTTAAATGATTCACATATGaagttttttattgaacttgcAAACTTTTTAAAGGATTGATCAACCTCGTTGTGATTTATACTTCTAGTTCGCATCTTATTATAGGTGTGGGGTGGGGTGATCAATTGTACATAATTTTGATTCTCCAAAGCAAGGTTCTTGTTGAGTCAAGACGCAAACATTTCCTTAAACCTCAAATTATCAATCTAAAGGATAATTTTGCATTGATGGGTGTCATTTTGGAGAATTCAATTGGGTGATTATTAGTGCCTAAACCTCGTTTAATGAGCCATGCCTATTAAAAAGGTCATCCTTGGTGGATTTGGCTTTGTCTCAGTAAGACATATCTTTTCATTTAGTGTGTCAATGTAATAGGCACAATGGAGCTCTTGTGACTTTTTTCtcttatcttctttttcttttctttcttactCTCCTGCCTAGTTAGGCTTATTATGGGGTCTAGTTGGGTCGATTAGGcccttctatttttctttcttttttttcttctcttttctcctcttcccattttcttttattatctttttgtcCGATTGTGTTATTTAACCTAACTAGCTGCCAAATTAGGCTTTTTATATGGTTAGGCCATTTAGCCCAACCAACTATCTAGTTGTCtagttgggtttttttctttctttcatattttaagCCTAATCGGGCCTGTTTATATTTCCATATCAGTTGCATCATCTAGTCTTTgaaattgtttataattttaaatattctaaatttttcttatcaaaatgattttttatggaGGAAAAGTGATATGGAGTGTTACGGCAAGACAAGTAGGCAAGAACTTCTAGTTGTCCTCCTAGAATTTGGGGCATTTACCTAAGGCAATTGAGCATGGAGCACCTTAGACAAGTGGGAACTAGTGTTGAGgcctttttttttagcttctcGATTTTGCTACAAAAAACTTTTTGCTCCTCTAAAGAAGCTACTTGAATAAAGGTGttcttaaaatgaaaaatcatatagaGATCATAGAGAAACACAGAGAATAAAGCCTTTGTTGTTACTTAATAAGTGAAATGGCTATTTATTTCATTGGTTTGCCTTTAGAGTTTTGTACCCAAGAAGAGAAAAGTTCTAGGGAGACCATTTTTCTCATAATAAAGAATTCTATGTACTTTCATATCATGTCAAGTTTTGTGCTAGCATGGATAAAggtgtaatttattttgtttgggctATATTATCTCTTTTGACTTTACTATATAGTTGTTGTCTTATGCTTAGAGAGAATGAACAAACATATTATGTTTTAGTAGAAAACAAAAGCTCTCATTCGAGAAGGAGAATCTCATAGAGAATGCAATAATAAATGTTTTAGGGAGTTCATTGTTTAGAGATACGAAGATTTTATTTGGAGATATGTAGATTTCATAAAGAGACAGAGATATAGGGATTTTGTATTAAAGACATAGAGATATATAGATTagtaattttataagaaatatagAATGATGAATCATCGAGATAATATTGCTTCtaataaaaagttcaaaaacatTTCTCGCCCTTAGGCAAATGAAAGGAAAATTCCTAGAAACTATCTTGTACTTTCAAGTTGTACTTTCTTAGATGCGTTAGCTTCTCCCTTCTTTAGTCGAGCTATTCTTTCTTCTTGATAAATTATATCACCTTCAGAATTCAATctttcaatctctttttttagagaataacaatattttatatcatgctcattatttttatgaaagatacataatttattatgtttgtATATGTTTATGTCACTCTTTGTTGGCGTAAGATATTGCACACATTTTATCTTAATGATGATGAATACCTCATTTTAAGTGGTGTTCAAAGTTGTGGTCATAAACTTAGAGAACACCATTTTACTGTAAATAGacattttcatattatttttggattcccTTAGGTTGTTGAGGGTGGGAGACTAGACAACATGATGTTTAtgagattctttttttatatatataaaatcaggGATGTCTTTGTCTAACAagacttatttattttgtatgaatgTGGTTTTCCATTGCGAACTTAATCTTAAAGAGAGTTTGATTTAGAAGGGTGAATAGTCATTTTCATAAAGTATAATCATGGATCCCATTGATCAAGGCTCTTATGGCAACCGGTTTTAGAAATCCTTCTATAGCAttgctttatttaaaaaatttagaaatattccattaatcttatatttttattgtgtgaAGGAAAAGAGCTTAATTGAGCTCTTTTTAGCTAGTATACTTGTGCTAAAACAGGTAATGAGTGTTGTATAGATCGCTAAAGTCAAGGACAAATCTAGGTTTCTAGGATATAGTACCATGCCTAAGTTGACCCGTGAAATGTCATcgaaaatattttgcaaataccatccttattttatattataagcTCCAAACTATTTCATACACTTTGTGCTTGTTCCATTAGGtctataaatttatcataattGTCTAATTTTATCTCTATAGATATGAAATCCTTAGAAAGATGGGTATCctataatcatttaaaaaatgaagaatctcTCACTTGTTAAGAGTTGTATTCATCATTCTCAAAAGCTTCGAATCACTATAGATGTCACCTCATGTTaggatattttttgtttaaaactaCTTGAGCAAGATTCAAAAGGGAAGCATTGGCCTTGGAAATGGCTACCCTTGTGACTATAAGTagctaaatttgttttttaaagcttGGTACAAGAGTAACTTCTTTGAGAAAATTCATCACAACCATGATATCAACTTACAAGTTGCGTTGGAGGTTAAGTTAGCGGAGAGGCAAGGTTTTGAGTTGTTCTTATATGGCTCAATGAGCACTTTCATTTATTGATTGGTGAAGGTATAAAGGAACTGATCATTAATGAAGGGGAGATTGGTTAATCTCCCGTGTTTTGGCATTTCTAGATTAccagctacaaaaaaaaaacttttgtttatttttccatAGACAGTGTCACTTACAAAGCTAGAAAAACTTTAAGATCTTTTCAAGACTATTTAGTGAGCTTGAGGTTTTTTATAGTTGGGTATGGGCTGATAATCCATGTTCTCCTACAAAACAAGTTTCGTATGTAGAATAGAAGACTCTTCAATGCTTAAGTTAGCAAAACATAAGAGGCAAATAATGCAtgcaagaaaaagaataaaaatataagagagTGTGTGTTGTGGAggagaataaaaatgaaagagaatGTGTGTTGTGGAggagaataaaaatgaaagagaatGTGTGATATGGTTGTTATGTTAACTATATGTATAGATCTGTTTATTTGTTCACTTGTCCTCTATACCTGGTGATCTTTGGGTATTTATATATCCTGGACAACATGTATTTGCATTGTAGGTGTAGAGCCATAAATCTACTTGTTTAGGTAATCATGGAGAATATCTACTTTATAAACAACAACCATGCAATCATTTTGTCGATAAATTATTCAAGTAAGCACCCATTATGTTAACTTGTAAGTAAGGCTTTCAGATAAGTGTTATAGTaacaacttataaaataaaaaattcaagtggcGATTGTATTAGAGAATTTAGTTGGGCTGTTACACGTGCCTAAATCTTATTTGGCATGCCATGTATGTTAAAAAGGAAgagcaaaaacaaaaggaatgtgggctttcttgttgtttttttgtcttaattgggtctttttcttttctttttttcttttttccttcttttcttctctcctaGGTTGTGTTGAGTTGGGTTTGGTTAGGCTATGTCTAAATTGGAGAGATGTTGGCAAATTAAAGAttgaaataggaaaaaaaaaagaaatatgtttAGCTCGTGTATAAAATGTGTTGACACATTCACAAGCCCTTTATCTTCTAGCAGCACATGCAACAAATTCTAACCTTTGATGTTGGTCTTTCTTAGCGACGTTGGCTTCATATCAGCAACACGTATCTTAATCTCCAACACAAGTCTTCGTTGGAGGCATGATTAAGCtctagtgatatttttttttcttcttttttcatggtttttgtattgactttccttatttttttcattcctttccCCTGTTAGGCTTATTATTAGGTTAGGTCCcatctcttttcatttcttttttcttctctctttctcattctcctcttctcctattcttttcttttcaaatggaCCATTTGGCCCATCTAGTTATCcagttgggatttttttttgctttttgtttccccttcttattcttctcctctttttttcttgtctagttgggcttttttttcctttctttctttgcttgGGCAGGTTGGGCTTGTTCATTCAGGATTGAACTCCACTAACCTCTAAATCCTTCCTTGAGGGAACATCATAATCTCCGCCAGGTAAAGCTGAGTTGATTGTGCTGCTTAAGAGTTGCTTTAAACTTGGGAACAATttgtgcatgtttttttttttaacaaaaaatgagTAATTAATAACTGCAGCGCATGTAAATGTTGGTTAGCTTTACTGAGTAACAATACACAAATAAACAAATCATACAATCTGACATATAAAATTTACATTTTGACGTCTGACCATCCATTTTAATGCTCGTAAGATTATAATATCTCAGTATTAGTTGCCTTTCTACAAGTTTCAGTATAATTTGCCTATTTGTAAATCATTTCTTTTACTGATATATAGTTTAATGTCTTTTTCGAATGATGACAAAGGATAGATGAATgcaaacaatatcattttatccCAGATACTAATCTAACATCAATTCCAAGGAGCAATTAGAGATAGCCCTTCAGCCTTCTATAATCCAACCAATTAGCAATAAAAGCTTGGtagtaaaaattgaaaaagaatgatTACAAGACTAGAAATGCAAGAGGGTCAAATCCCAGATAGGCGCGTGTATATTTATCTACTCCAAACTATTTTTCAATGAATGTTCCCAGTAGGATAACACTTTTggctgcaaaaataaaaaaaattgttacacATCATGAAGGATTGCAATAACTGTAATCTTACTTCATGATATCAAGAATAGCACCATGGAATTCATCGAATGTCTTGATATTTTTGTCCACAAATTGCTTATAGAGTGTTCCCATCACATTACTTTGTCATCTGTGTCGAAGGCATGGACAGCGCTACCAGCAAACAATTTAGCTCATGATTATTGACAATCTTAAACTCAAGCACATATGCGCATACCTTCATCAGAATCCGAGAAAcgaaaagaagaggaaagaatAAAATAGGATAGACTCGAAAGTAAATAGGAGGGCAAAAGGAAAACACCAGCAAATTGTACCACTTTGCAAACTTGAACAAGAATAGATCTAATGGTGTAGAATAGAAAATACAGATGAAAAGATGGGAATATCTTGTTGAGTTTGGAAGTCAAAGTTCGAAAAGGAAATGTAAAATCTTTTAACTGGCTTGAAAATGTTGTTTGGTACAGGGAGGCGCCGGTACAGGTGGTGTGATTTCTGATAGAGCCCTCACTACCCTGCTTTTCCTTTACGAAGCTCTTTGCGGTTGAAatttatttcttcaaagtaaattccctttcaattccatcctctcCTAAAGGTGCAGGTGCAGTAAATTACAGTTCGTACTCCAGCTTTACAAAGTAgtattaataattaagaaaaaaactcctGCCAGCGTTTTATTTTACCATGAAAGCAACTCAGCCAAGCCTTCATCCAAGCATATGCCTTTCTTACCAAAAAGTATCAATGCAAGAAGATGCTTGTGCAGATTGAAACAAAGCAAACACAAAACTGCTGAAAAACACCACTTGCCTAATAAGACCTTTGGGAATGTAAAGGTGCAATGGCAACGGAACCCATTTTTAATGAATGAGAACTAATGTGTATCATGGCAATATAACAAATCACAATCAAAACAATAGTATTCGAAGTTCAAAATATAGTGCACAAAGTGGCAGGAGATTGATAGTGATTTACAGAATAGGAATTATATTCTTGATTTGCAGCAGAAAGGAAAGGAGAATAGAGAGAAGATACGTATCAGGATAAGCAGCATGTACAATTTAATCACGGCAGGTGCCATCTTTTTTTGGAAagccttatttttttctccccTGCTTTTTCTTGTAATTGGAAACATTAGACCTGGATTTGGGAAGTGATTTTCCACCAAAAAGGACACGAgccaccagcatctcttctggCAGGTCAGGATCTGAAGCTTGGACTGTTTGCTTTTCCATTACTCCCAGAAGCTTCTCTGCTAACCCAATGTCAAAATCTTTGAACTCTTTCACTGCAGCATTACGTATCAGAATTTCTTCCTCAGCCTGAAGATATGAGAAATAAATAGTCTCATAAGACTTAAGTGTGGGCAAGTAGCCTCTCCTTGACTTAAAACTGCAGTTTCAGGCACAAGATCTCCCATGTTGCACTCAGACATTTGCTGAGATAAACCTAGACTTAATGCATGCCACCttcctctgtgtgtgtgtgtgtgtgtgtgtgttacaaCAAAAATAGAACTCTCATTTTATTTCCACATGAGAGAAAACAAAGTAAACTATAAATCACAGAAGAAACACGTACATTTCCACATGAAACCCCACCCTGAGGTTGGCCAGTGTTCTCAATCATATCAGATCGAGAGGTGGCCTCTCCATGACTCGAAATTGCAGTTTCAGCCATAAGATCCCCCATGTTGCACCCAGACATATGCTGAGTTCGTGTATGTAGCAATCTATCTCCTATTTTTGGAACTGAAGCAGGATTTTGTTCAGAACTGGTCAATGCATTAGATGGTGCAAGTACGCTCAAATTATTGACAGAAGAAAAATTTCACAGGATTTTCACTAGCCACTTTGTCCGCCCGGGACTTCAACTTATGGACTTGTGATTTTAGCACTTCAATCTGTCTAAGGATATGTTCACTGATGCAATCTCTGGACTGAATAGACGTCAATCCATCTTGAGTCCCAAACTCATCATTGTCATTTATTGTCTTGGCTGCAAAATCACCATCCATATAAGAGCATTAAGAGCCCAATAACCTTGCAGAATTTTCATCCACGACTAGTCAGGATACATCTAGTAGTCTTCTGTTTATAAACAATAATGTCTTGAACAATATGAGTTGGTGAGTGCAGATGGATCACCTGTCCATAATAGCAATTTACTATTTCAGAAGACAGCAACTACAAtaccaactcaatatttattAGCACTAACATTTCCCTttctaaaacattttaaattattgctCTCATTAACCTGAATGATTGCAATGTTCCTAGCCAACATGGAATTAgagaaatatttcaaaatttcctgaaaaaaaatgaagtgatGCAGAGGAGAGAAACATCAAATCAACAACCAAAACCAGTGAAAGACAGCACACATGAGGCTCCTTGCAAACAAGAGATCTTCGATATAGACAAAGTCCTGACATGCTCCTATTTAAAGAGATTGAAATGACACtcctttatttaattttttttttttaaataaaaaagaagcttgAAATTTATAAGCAAATAAAGCCAATTAGACATGCTAGAAAAAAATTTTTGTTGAACATATTCTGTTAGCTTATATGGTAAATGCAATTGggaaatttcatataaaatatttgcaggagtatatgtggatgatatatTCTTTTTCATATATCTAAACTAAGTAACCACAGTTATTCAacaaaagtaaaagtaaaaattaatgtttttcttaccTGGGTTACTGCAACCATCATCAATAGAAGCACCATCAGTAGCAGACTTCTTATTTTCTGGTCAACACAGAAAAGAGAAATTTAGCACCATCATATTTATGGCAAAATATTGTAAGaacaaagttataaaaaaaacacaagcaagAATTGGAAAATTTAGCACCATAATAGGAGAAAAGGTTATGTTGTAACATATATGATGCTACATCCTCAGTCTCTTcaaatctctttcttttctttctcttcattgCTTTCTTTCTCGTCATACAAGTAGAAAAAGGCAGTGACTTCACAGGAAAACCTCCTTCCATAAATGTTTCAAGATCAAACAGTTTTCTCCGTTCATCTTCTGCAATATCTCTTTCATACTTAAGGGCTTGGGACCGCAATTCCTTAATTTTCAATTCTACCCACTTAAATCTCCACATAAGAGGATGAATAAATCTCCTCCAATGGTCTGTCAACTTTTTCCTCCTGAAAGGTTGGAAACACTCACAAAGTTGCATGGGAAACAATATTTGAAAGTTAAATTGAGCAAACAACACACATCAACATAGTGGAAATGAAAAGGTAAATATCATAAGAGCAAACATGCAAAACTCAGGAGAACTTGGTTATCGTGAACACAGCTATTCAAATCCATaccaaaaagaaagaaccaCGTCTATCATGCTGAAGCATGTTAAAAATTGCTATAGCAGAGATTTAAACCATACAATGATTTGATTGTGGATATGTTTGTCAGTGCTTATTCATTGAGAGTAAATCGTGAAAGAAAAGAACTTTTAGCAGAGGGCAATCATCCGAACCTTTCAACAACCTTTCAGAGAATGGGAGATAGGGATACATCTAGTAGTACCGTAAACAATGTCATTGGTGCTCCTATGATACAATTAATGTGAATTTCAAAAAGGATAACTGTAAGTTACCATTAGCTATGAATTCTACAGAAATGCCAAAAGGATGCCTTATTACTAACCTTTCAGCGAAAATCAGGACAGTAACAAAATTCATACCCTGGAGGACCTGAACTGTATTAAATGGGTCACaacgaagtttttttttttttccctcccaaCCCTAACCCAAATTTATCTTTTCAGGCCATTCAAACTGCAAAATACAGCTTTAATTTAATTCACATAACAAGATGAAAAGGTTAATagatgaaaatgaagaagacaATTGCAGATGATTGCTTAAGTTTGCCTCTAACTAAATTTCAACTTTGCAATTTCACCAAGAAAGGATAGTTGATAACTGATGATGGTTCATAATTGTTATTTCATGATGGGATACTTTAGGAGTagtattagattaattaatttctcaagTTGCAATGTGTGCAGATGAGCACTAAATTATACAggcataaaataaatcaatcaaactgATAAATACCTCATTTTAAATGAGCCACCATATCCATCAAATATAGACATCTGTCCACCTCCAACAAATAACTGTGACTCAACTTCAGTATCACTTAACCCAGAAGAACCATTCTTAGTCTTAGATTCCGTGTCCCCAAAAGAACTAATGCTCTCGGTCACAGCATCGTCACATCTAGCTTCATTTTGCCCATTGTCACTGACAGTGGTACAGTCAATTATATTAACCTCCACATCCTCACTTCTGGCTGCAGCTGCCTTAGCTCCATCACCATGTAAAGCTTCTTCTGCATGAAAGCTTTTGTCCTGGAAATTACTCACACATTGTATGAACTTATTATCTTGTGGATCTCGAGGCATACTCTTATTCTCTTTATTAGCCAAAATTTCCATTGCAGCAatcggtttgtttttttatgtccaAATCAGGACCCATATTAATGTGCCCTGCAACACAATAACATTCTCTTACTCAGCTTTTCGATTGTCATCACCCcatcattaataaattcatatcaatgaaataaattcgttttactattaattttttatttccaaattAACAGAAAGCAATACCTAAACAGATTCTAATATACATAATGgcatcaaagaaagaaagaaaactactataaattaattaattattcaagattgagcaaaaataagaaaactttaGCAACCAAATAGGAATTTCACCATGGGAAATCATTGAAATTGCATATCATATTGACATCTAATACAGTTACcaagaaaaagaatgaaaatgaaaattcaagatataaaacctaatattgaaattgaaaccctaaaccctaacaattagaaaatataaggTAACTACCTGCCTGAGGAAAGGTTTCTGGGACTCTGATTATGTGAGGGTTAGAAAGGAAAGATTCACCGCCGGTGTAGGCTAGGCCGGCCGGAGACTGAGTGTTAAAGGAGAcgggattttatttattttttattttttgtgaggGATGAACAGAGGACTAAAGGCTAGTGGGGCTGTGAAGTAGCTCCGGAAACAACTTCGATGGACGGGGTTAATATATGTTACAGCTGCTTACACGATAATTATACAGGTGGCGTCCAGTTATAGGCACgtaggctgtataatgtccaaCTCAGCTGAGGCTCTGTTTGCTTTTGCTGTTTCTTTCCCTCCACCAAAATGTTTCCATTGTATTTTACCCGTCTAAGTCTAaggttatatatttaaaaaaaaaaaacaaaatagacatACAagctattttaataaaaaaaaatataaaaaaatatatataaattaaaaattttatttaagtatgtgattaaataatttgataaccatcaaagtaaataaatgaaaaaaaagttattaataataactaaaaatatttttataaaattaaaagatagatatAGATAAGATATTTGattctataaaattttattttctaaaactagaaaataaaaatagcaagcTTATCTgcattttgaattcaaaatttattttcaaaacatattttgttCATGACCAAAACATTATAAACCCAGGATTAACAATATGGTTTATCAATGCATTAACTGaactaataaaactaaaaaaataaacattgttttattaaaaactaaCTTAACTATAAGGtttttatcacataaaaaaaatcaaacacattcTAAAATGCTTCAGAGAACAAcatcaaatcataaaataaaaaattatagcaaaaacaaaaacaagaatataCCTATTTTTCAAGTCAACTCAAGCAGGCTATATAGACTCTACTTTTAGGTTAAGAAATATACATTCAAACTCCTAAAACAACTATTACCCTTATTTGCTTTCCTTTGTTTCCACAAACTTATCGCcctttcaaagatgaaaaaacctTTATGTTAGGCTTGTAAACCTTCACAACTAGGATATTTTCTCAgtatttctctcctttttttctcttatctttAGCTCAAATTTATAAGGGTATTTATGTGGTTTTCCTAAGGTTTTTGATGGATTTCAATAAAGATTGATCAAAGTTGAGTactttgatcaaaataaaagatttatggACAAAATTTCACAACTGGAATCTCTATCCTTCAATGGTTTTTGCAATGATGGTTTTAGCATAGGTGGGTTTCCTTTGCTTTGAGACAAAGACATGTATTTTTCACCTTTTAATTTTGGAGGAATGATTTATAGCCCTTGATAAGAACCGTCTAGGAGCTTTGAAGTGTGAACACACAAAAACGTTAGGTAGTTTTGCACCAATGGGTATCTTAGTCAAGACTGATCATCGtgaactacaaaaaaaaaagatgaatagaGGTTGAACAATGCATCATTTGGGTTAAACCCTAGAATTTAGGGTTTTAAATTTGGTATTTGCCAAAGTTTCAATGTCcatgttcttttaattatgGCACATGCACCTTTAATTGACTCAAAACTTTTAATTCCATATAATTTAACTCTTGTCAAACTCAAATATCAGTTTCGAAGTTTAgcgtcatttttattttagtcattgATATCTGATTTGTTGAATTGGACCTCTAATTaacctcaaacttttaattttcttcaatttagctctGATTTCAGCAATTCTACCCCTAAAATTATGCGTCATTTACATGTTGGTCATTGGTCttgaatttattcaatcaaacccttaattggttacaaaactttaatttttttcttaattaagcccctgattttgCCAATTAAGCTTTTCAAAGTTCAATTTCATCCCCAACCTTCAATTTCTACCAATTAACACtcaaattaactctaaaaaattaatttttcttgttattaagtcctcaataaaattaattaagccttcCAAAATCCTCATTGAATCCTTACTCATCCAgatttgtatttctttaccctaaatacaaatattttcatcGAATGGGTCTTTTGTCAATCAGAATTGGGTCATCAATTTTTCCAATCTTGTACATTCTAGTCCTTTCACTTGTCGTTTTGGTCCTTTACCATCAACTTGGATAATTTTTTGGGATTTCTTCATGTGTATCCTCTTgtattttagattgatttttccttttttttttcttttcttgattttttatggagtcaaaaatgggtaacaacaaggAAAAAAGGGTACTTTTTTTAGTAAGATGGAGAAAagaaggagggaaaaaaaataaccaccaGCAACAAACAACCCATCATTTGTCATCTCACGCcataccaaaagaaaaaagacacgATGGCTCTTCCAACTGTATAGT is drawn from Populus nigra chromosome 5, ddPopNigr1.1, whole genome shotgun sequence and contains these coding sequences:
- the LOC133693162 gene encoding uncharacterized protein LOC133693162 isoform X1, giving the protein MEILANKENKSMPRDPQDNKFIQCVSNFQDKSFHAEEALHGDGAKAAAARSEDVEVNIIDCTTVSDNGQNEARCDDAVTESISSFGDTESKTKNGSSGLSDTEVESQLFVGGGQMSIFDGYGGSFKMRRKKLTDHWRRFIHPLMWRFKWVELKIKELRSQALKYERDIAEDERRKLFDLETFMEGGFPVKSLPFSTCMTRKKAMKRKKRKRFEETEDVASYMLQHNLFSYYENKKSATDGASIDDGCSNPAKTINDNDEFGTQDGLTSIQSRDCISEHILRQIEVLKSQVHKLKSRADKVASENPVKFFFCQ
- the LOC133693162 gene encoding uncharacterized protein LOC133693162 isoform X2 — its product is MEILANKENKSMPRDPQDNKFIQCVSNFQDKSFHAEEALHGDGAKAAAARSEDVEVNIIDCTTVSDNGQNEARCDDAVTESISSFGDTESKTKNGSSGLSDTEVESQLFVGGGQMSIFDGYGGSFKMRRKKLTDHWRRFIHPLMWRFKWVELKIKELRSQALKYERDIAEDERRKLFDLETFMEGGFPVKSLPFSTCMTRKKAMKRKKRKRFEETEDVASYMLQHNLFSYYENKKSATDGASIDDGCSNPGDPSALTNSYCSRHYCL